A stretch of the Neodiprion lecontei isolate iyNeoLeco1 chromosome 4, iyNeoLeco1.1, whole genome shotgun sequence genome encodes the following:
- the LOC107223385 gene encoding sepiapterin reductase-like, with protein sequence MSASLLSGKVFLLVTGASKGIGRQIAESFGSLLGEGSLVLLLARNSNGLKETANKLPKRIKVQTRSVDLRVTDANHLKDIISKAVGPAGVTQFENAIIVHNAASIGDLSKPTIALTDFQTWRDYYDLNVFSPAVLNGVFMQLFNEASKVTRFVINVTSIAANTPFGSAGYYCSGKAARTMFFKVFATENPNVYVLNYSPGFVDTDMLHAVITGITDPSARNFFREVQSSDLVLTTQQTVNRMIEIIKLQKFNSGDIIDYSDLLEA encoded by the exons AtgtctgcatcattattatctGGCAAGGTTTTTCTCCTTGTTACTGGTGCGAGCAAAGGAATTGGTCGTCAGATAGCCGAATCATTTGGTTCTTTGCTAGGTGAAGGATCACTAGTGTTATTGTTAGCAAGGAATTCGAATGGATTGAAGGAGACGGCCAACAAGTTACCCAAAAGAATAAAAGTGCAAACCAGAAGTGTTGATTTACGTGTTACAGATGCAAATCATTTGAAGG ATATCATCAGCAAAGCCGTGGGTCCTGCAGGTGTAACCCAATTCGAAAATGCTATAATTGTTCACAATGCAGCATCAATTGGTGATCTTTCGAAACCAACTATCGCTTTGACTGATTTTCAAACATGGCGAGACTACTACGACCTTAATGTATTCTCACCAGCTGTCTTAAACGGCGTCTTTATGCAATTGTTCAATGAAGCTTCAAAAGTAACAAGGTTCGTTATAAACGTGACATCCATTGCTGCAAATACACCTTTTGGGTCAGCAGGATATTATTGTTCAGGAAAAGCTGCAAGGACCATGTTCTTCAAG GTATTTGCAACAGAAAATCCCAACGTGTACGTACTGAATTACTCGCCTGGCTTTGTAGACACTGATATGCTGCATGCCGTGATCACCGGTATAACGGATCCATCGgccagaaattttttcagggAAGTACAATCAAGTGATTTGGTGCTGACGACACAGCAAACAGTTAATCGTATGATAGAAATAATCAAATTACAGAAGTTCAATTCAGGTGATATCATCGATTATTCTGATTTATTAGAAGCTTGA